A single window of Aythya fuligula isolate bAytFul2 chromosome Z, bAytFul2.pri, whole genome shotgun sequence DNA harbors:
- the NOL6 gene encoding nucleolar protein 6 gives MMAGFKEPAEAAEAEQGSQTPGRGAARGRKRPAPAPAPAPAPAPSGRLSRAELYEPPSSEELNRLKETEDLFHSSLLRLQIEELLKEVTLKETKKKKIDAFLHEINSLLSAIPETSESDLTDQSWLPGDVKVPFLQVPFDVKGKFRFLPPAQLSVVGSYLLGTCIKPEINVDVAVTMPREVFQDKDNLNQRYHRKRALYLAHIAHHFSKEKLFGSVKFAYMNSSHLKPILLLRPQGKDERLVTVRLHACPAPGFFKLSRFHPSKNNVRTAWFMEQSAPKEGAPEPPTPHYNNSILCDTVLLSHLQFLSSAATDFPGMKDGIALLKVWLNQRQLSKGLGCFSGFLVSMLVGYLLMKRKIVRVMSGYQVLRNVLQFLATTDLSVTGISLAKDTDDSLPALADFHQAFEVVFVDPSGLVNLCADMTASKYHQVQLEAKRSMEILDDRMVDGFQALLMTPKPMLRTFDHVFHLKHVSKLQSACKKMELLNELMDRGGNYVAAALPFVVSLLARGLAGRALLVAHSLPQTPEWLIDAEPPKHKDVGPLTFGLLFLPEFATSTLEKGPQADRPEAVDFRTFWGEKSELRRFQDGTICEAVVWEASTVCQKRLIPEQIVRHLLKLHADIPESSICYAGALLDSVIKSGKQDSGTGEEAMVSIVCSYDDLSRKLWNLEGLPLTVTAVQGVHPALRYTDVFPPIPMKPIYSFHKQIRTKRLLLPSEEKPCPAYIAPMKIICHMEGSGRWPQDKEAIKRIKAAFHLQLAELLQQQHQLICRPAVTHTDVYKDGYVFRLQVAYHREPLILKEVVTPEGMVKYEDTEESQQLELETLHRPYLTSSLHGLQQQHPVFGSSCRLAKRWVSAQLLSDSISEECVDLVVASLFLHPAPFTPPSSPQVGFLRFLNLLVTFDWNNNPLIVNLNAGLTDADCTEIRNKFMAARSRLPVMFIATPKDQWSSVWTREQPSAQILQRLLVLAAESLRTLEEQLMDPLGSQDVKIAFRPPLDLYDVLIHLNSNQIPRHLEGVDRPVKSFSRGVVKNSAGANVLFPVVDYDPVQCYLQELRDAFSDLALFFYDKHGGEVIAVLWKPLSFQPQPFKVSSMKGRMVSTMNNELVCVPNVEAILEDFEVLGEGLVKRVEARTEKWTI, from the exons ATGATGGCG GGCTTCAAGGAGCCGGCAGAAGCAGCGGAGGCGGAGCAGGGCTCGCAGACCCCCGGGAGAGGCGCTGCCCGCGGTAGGAAGaggccggccccggccccggccccggccccggccccggccccgtcaGGGCGGCTGAGCAGGGCCGAGCTGTACGAGCCGCCCAGCAGCGAGGAGCTGAACCGCCTGAAGGAGACGGAGGATCTGTTCCACTCCAGCCTGCTGCGCCTGCAG ATTGAAGAACTTCTGAAGGAGGTTACTCTGAAGGAGACGAAGAAGAAGAAGATTGATGCCTTCCTCCATGAAATTAACAGCCTGCTGAGCGCCATCCCGGAGACCTCGGAAAGTGAC ctcaCCGACCAGTCGTGGCTCCCCGGGGACGTGAAGGTGCCGTTCCTGCAGGTGCCTTTCGATGTGAAGGGCAAGTTCCGCTTCCTGCCCCCGGCCCAGCTGAGCGTGGTGGGCAGCTACCTGCTGGGCACCTGCATCAAGCCCGAGATCAACGTGGACGTGGCCGTCACCATGCCACGG GAAGTCTTCCAGGACAAAGACAACCTGAACCAGCGCTACCACCGCAAGAGAGCTCTGTACCTGGCCCACATTGCCCACCACTTCTCCAAGGAGAAGCTCTTTGGCAGCGTGAAGTTTGCCTACATGAACAGCAGCCACCTCAAGCCCATCCTGCTCCTCAGGCCCCAAG GCAAGGACGAGAGGCTGGTTACTGTGCGACTTCATGCCTGTCCTGCCCCGGGTTTCTTCAAGCTGAGCCGCTTCCACCCTAGCAAGAACAACGTCCGGACAGCCTGGTTCATGGAGCAGAGCGCCCCCAAAGAAG GAGCCCCTGAGCCGCCCACCCCACACTACAACAACTCCATCCTCTGCGACACGGTGCTGCTGTCCCACCTGCAGTTCTTGTCCTCTGCCGCCACCGACTTCCCGGGCATGAAGGACGGCATCGCCCTTCTCAAAGTGTGGCTGAACCAGAGGCAGCTCAGCAAG GGCTTGGGGTGCTTCAGCGGCTTCCTCGTCTCCATGCTGGTTGGGTACCTGCTGATGAAGCGTAAGATCGTCAGGGTGATGAGTGGGTACCAGGTGCTGAGAAACGTCCTGCAGTTCCTGG CCACCACTGACCTGAGTGTGACGGGGATCAGCCTCGCGAAGGACACAGATGACTCCCTG CCTGCCCTGGCTGACTTCCACCAGGCGTTTGAAGTGGTCTTTGTGGATCCCTCCGGGCTGGTGAACCTCTGCGCGGATATGACTGCTAGCAAATACCACCAG GTCCAGCTGGAAGCCAAGCGCTCCATGGAAATTCTGGATGACAGGATGGTGGATGGCTTCCAGGCGCTGCTCATGACCCCAAAGCCCATGCTCAGAACCTTTGACCATGTCTTCCA CCTGAAGCACGTGTCCAAGCTGCAAAGTGCCTGCAAGAAGATGGAGCTGCTGAACGAGCTGATGGATCGCGGCGGGAACTACGTGGCCGCAGCCCTTCCCTTCGTTGTCTCGCTGCTGGCCCGCGGGCTGGCTGGAAGAGCTCTGCTCGTGGCACACTCCTTGCCTCAGACCCCTGAG TGGCTGATCGATGCTGAACCCCCAAAGCACAAGGATGTCGGGCCCCTGACATTTGGGCTCCTGTTTCTTCCTGAGTTTGCTACCAGCACACTGGAGAAGGGACCGCAAGCTGATCGCCCTGAG GCTGTGGACTTCCGGACCTTCTGGGGGGAGAAGTCTGAGCTGCGGCGGTTCCAGGATGGCACCATATGCGAGGCAGTGGTGTGGGAGGCCAGCACTGTCTGTCAGAAACGCCTCATCCCTGAGCAGATCGTCAGGCACCTGCTGAAGCT GCACGCCGATATTCCTGAGTCGTCCATCTGCTACGCAGGAGCGCTGCTGGACTCTGTGATCAAGAGTGGGAAACAG GATTCGGGGACCGGCGAGGAGGCCATGGTCAGCATCGTCTGCTCCTACGATGACCTGAGCCGCAAGCTGTGGAACCTGGAGGGGCTGCCGCTGACGGTGACGGCTGTGCAGGGCGTCCACCCGGCCCTCCGCTACACCGAC GTCTTCCCTCCTATTCCCATGAAGCCGATTTATTCCTTCCATAAGCAAATCAGGACCAAGCGCTTGCTGCTTCCTTCGGAGGAGAAGCCCTGCCCAGCCTACATCGCCCCTATGAAAA TCATCTGCCACATGGAAGGCAGCGGCCGCTGGCCGCAGGACAAGGAAGCCATCAAGCGCATCAAGGCAGCTTTCCACCTCCAGCTGGCcgagctcctccagcagcagcaccagctgatCTGCAGGCCTGCAGTCACCCACACGGACGTGTACAAG gATGGCTATGTTTTCCGTCTCCAAGTTGCCTACCACCGAGAGCCCCTGATCCTGAAGGAAGTGGTTACCCCAGAAGGGATGGTGAAGTACGAGGACACAGAGGAGtctcagcagctggagctggagacGTTGCATCGGCCCTATCTAACCAGCTCCCTGCACGG gctccagcagcagcaccccgtCTTCGGCAGCTCCTGCCGGCTCGCCAAGCGCTGGGTCAGCGCCCAGCTGCTGAGTGACAGCATCTCTGAGGAGTGTGTGGACCTTGTCGTGGcctctctcttcctccaccCAGCCCCCTTCACACCGCCCAG ctctccccaggtGGGGTTTCTGCGCTTCCTCAACCTGCTGGTGACCTTTGACTGGAACAACAACCCCCTCATCGTCAACCTGAATGCCGGCCTCACAG ACGCCGACTGCACAGAGATCAGGAACAAGTTCATGGCTGCTCGCTCTCGCCTCCCCGTCATGTTCATCGCCACCCCTAAAGACCAGTGGAGCTCGGTGTGGACACGAGAGCAACCCTCAGCACAG atCCTGCAGCGCCTTCTCGTGCTGGCCGCAGAGTCTCTCCGAaccctggaggagcagctcaTGGACCCGCTTGGCAGCCAGGACGTGAAG ATCGCCTTCCGCCCTCCCTTGGATCTCTACGATGTCCTCATCCACCTGAACTCCAACCAGATTCCTCGGCACCTGGAGGGCGTGGACCGGCCGGTGAAGTCGTTCTCCCGGGGGGTGGTGAAGAACAGCGCGGGAGCGAATGTCCTCTTTCCTGTGGTGGATTACGACCCTGTACAGTGCTACCTCCAGGAGCTGAGG